The window TTTGAGGTTTCTCTCTCCTACTGGGGCGTCAGTAGCCACGATAATCATACAAGAACCATCTGCTGATTCGAGTTGATTCCGAAAGGTGTATTGCTCAAGTTCTTTGCCTACGGGAGCACCATTGATTTGCAATACACCGCCAAAATTGCTTTGAACCAATACGCCAACTGTATATCCACCCAAAGGTTCTGGTAAAAGTCGAGATGATGTTCCAATTCCCCCCTTGAATCCAAAGCAAACAGTGCCAGTACCAGCGCCAACATTTCCTTCTTCTACATGTATGGAATTTGCATTTTCAATCGCTCGAATTACATCATCTTTTGAGATATGCATGCCTCTGATATCATTCAAAAATCCATCATTGGTTTCACCGACAATGGCATTGACAGATTGCACATTTTCATTTCCTTTCTGATTGATTGTATATTGAATCACTCCTTCTATGCCCGCTGCAATACTCATGGTATTGGTGAGAATTATTGGGGATTCAATATTCCCCAACTCTTCTACTTGAGTTGTTCCTGCCAATTTTCCAAATCCATTTCCAACAAAAATTGCAGCAGGCACTTTCTTTTGGAATAAATTACCTTGATGTGGAAGAATTGCTGTTACACCTGTTCTGATGTCTGAACCTTCGATTTTTGTCAAATGACCTACACTTATACCTTTGACATCTAGGATAGAGTTTTTTTCTCCAGGAGACATTACACCGATTTCTATTCCCAAATCTCTTGGTCTACCCTGAGCCAGTATGACTTTAATTTGAGTGAATGTGATGCTTAAAATAAAGAAGAGCTTTATGATTTTTTGATTTAGAACCATTTCAAAAGTGCTTGAGAGATTTTCTTAGTTATAAAATTATAAGGAGGATAGAGGGATTTTGAAGGGGTTAATCCTACGCGTTGTTCTAGAATTGCCTTTTCATTGCTAAATGAAAGGAATCCAAAGTGTCCGTGAGCTTTCCCAATCCCAGAATTATTTACACCTCCAAAAGGAAGTTCATTCTGAAGAAAGTGAACCACACAATCGTTGACTACGGCACCTCCTGAAGAAGTTTGAGTTAGAATTGTTTCAGAGACATTTTTGGAATTTGAAAAGATATATAAAGCAAGTGGTTTTGATTTTTCATTGATATAATTGATCGCTTCCTCAATTGATGAATAAGTGATAATTGGGAGAATTGGGCCGAATATTTCCTCCTGCATGACATCCATTTCTTCAGTTAGATCTATCATAACAGTTGGTTCGAAATAATTCTCAGTTTCTATTATTTTCCCTCCAACTGCAATTTTTGCCCCTTTGCGATTAGCATCATCCAGTAAGTGTTTCAGTCTTTTAAGATGCTTATCGTTGACAATTCTTGCATAATCCTTGGATTCATCTATACCTTTGATTTTAGGATCGTACATTTCATTGATTTTACTATGAATAGCTTCAATCAGTTCATTTTTGATGTTTTCCTGTACCAATATATAGTCAGGAGCGATACAAGTTTGACCACAGTTGACATATTTTCCCCAGACTATCTTGGAGGCTGCGTCTTGAATATCAACGTCTGAGTCGACTATTGCAGGTGACTTTCCTCCTAGTTCTAAAGTCACTGATGCTAGATTTTCGGCAGCAGCTTTCATGATGATTTTCCCTACAGCGGGACTTCCTGTAAAGAAAATATGATCAAATGGCTTGGATAATAAATACTGAGCAACTTCTACTTCACCTTCAACTACAGCTACCAATTCAGGTTCATAGATTTCTTCAATCATTCTCCTTATCAAAGCAGAGGTATGTGGAGTCAGTTCTGATGGTTTGACAATCGCAGTACATCCCGCAGCAAGTGCGGAGACGAGTGGACCAATAGCCAAATTGAATGGATAATTCCAAGGTGCAATGATCAACGTGGTTCCTTTTGGTTCATACTGAATATGAGCCTTACTTCCCAACATAGGCGTTGGAGTAGATACCTTTTTTGGACTCATCCAAGACGCTAGATTTTTTATGGCATGTTTGATTTCCGAAGTGACGACAAAGATTTCCGAAGCATCAATTTCTGGGTATGGCTTTTTGAAGTCAGCATAGATTGCTTTTCGAATATCTTCCAAGTGAGATTTGATCCAATCTTGAAGTTTTTCGAGTTGTCGGACTCTTTCAGCAGTTGTGGAATTTCTAAGTGAAATAGATTTTGATTTTTGGGAATTGAAAGTGCTATCTATTGCTATTGAGTTAAAATTTTGATTCATCTAGTTTGGATTTTAAGTGATATAAAAGGTAATGAAATTTTATTATTTATGAAATTTAGGACAGTAAGATAACTCTATCAGCAGTACGGTTTTACTTTCTTACTGAACATATAGGTGTTTTTGTCGTTTAAATCTTATCACCTAAATTTAATATAAGTAATATGCAATGGAGTTTGGAAAGGATTATTCCCCATAATTTTTTGGGAGATAGTCAATTGAGAAGAATTATTAAAGAATACACAAAGCGATTAAGAAATCAAAAAATAATCAACAAAAAAAGAGGCTAAACAGCCTCTTTTTTATGTTTTAATGCGGTTTTATATTTTTATTGAGTCTTTTTTAATCATCTTTTATAGTAATTAAAACCACTTTTAAAATAATAAAAATGCATTTCAATAAAAATAATTGTAAAAAAATTAGGGTATGAAATACAAAAAAATGTATTTTTACAACAAATTAAATTATTTGATATGTTTAAGTGACTAGTGTAACGAGTTGCTTTACATATTTAGGGGAACTTAATAATACAGGTATGGGAAATTATTTTATTAAATCAAGCAGTTTCAAAAAGCAAAGGAACAAAGAGAAGTTCTTTACGGGAAGCGAGAAATTAATTTTTAATCAAATTTCGGAAAGCATTTACAAAATTGAGTTGCAGGAATCTTTTTCAAATAAACCTCTTGCTAAAATTCATATTTTCAATCAAGCACATTTTATAAAATCCTCTGCATCTGTCAGAATGGATACAAGTAATCAAAGAATAATCCGAGAGCTATGAGAGGGATTTTTAAAACACTAGGAATGACAAT is drawn from Belliella baltica DSM 15883 and contains these coding sequences:
- a CDS encoding aldehyde dehydrogenase family protein; translation: MNQNFNSIAIDSTFNSQKSKSISLRNSTTAERVRQLEKLQDWIKSHLEDIRKAIYADFKKPYPEIDASEIFVVTSEIKHAIKNLASWMSPKKVSTPTPMLGSKAHIQYEPKGTTLIIAPWNYPFNLAIGPLVSALAAGCTAIVKPSELTPHTSALIRRMIEEIYEPELVAVVEGEVEVAQYLLSKPFDHIFFTGSPAVGKIIMKAAAENLASVTLELGGKSPAIVDSDVDIQDAASKIVWGKYVNCGQTCIAPDYILVQENIKNELIEAIHSKINEMYDPKIKGIDESKDYARIVNDKHLKRLKHLLDDANRKGAKIAVGGKIIETENYFEPTVMIDLTEEMDVMQEEIFGPILPIITYSSIEEAINYINEKSKPLALYIFSNSKNVSETILTQTSSGGAVVNDCVVHFLQNELPFGGVNNSGIGKAHGHFGFLSFSNEKAILEQRVGLTPSKSLYPPYNFITKKISQALLKWF
- a CDS encoding P1 family peptidase; protein product: MVLNQKIIKLFFILSITFTQIKVILAQGRPRDLGIEIGVMSPGEKNSILDVKGISVGHLTKIEGSDIRTGVTAILPHQGNLFQKKVPAAIFVGNGFGKLAGTTQVEELGNIESPIILTNTMSIAAGIEGVIQYTINQKGNENVQSVNAIVGETNDGFLNDIRGMHISKDDVIRAIENANSIHVEEGNVGAGTGTVCFGFKGGIGTSSRLLPEPLGGYTVGVLVQSNFGGVLQINGAPVGKELEQYTFRNQLESADGSCMIIVATDAPVGERNLKRMAQRAMMGLAKTGGIASNGSGDYVIAFSNYSENLIQHQEKSLSLKEIKELRNDDMTALFLATIEATEEAIINSLFAAKDMTGKNGRTIKALPKEKVLERIK